From the Ignavibacteriales bacterium genome, the window AAACTATGCTTTAAAAGAATTTGGTATGGGCACTTTCTACCAAAGAGGAAAATCAATTGTAAGATTCGGTTCACCTCCTTATATAGGATTTGGTCAGTACTGGGAAGTATGGGCTGATCTAAAACCTATTGACAGGCTTGTAAGCAGCTTCTCATACTCATACGAAGACCTTGGTGCAGAGGACGGTAATTCCCTACTATACGCCGGATGGGTATTAAGCAATACTACTCGATACCAGTTTAACCGTAACCTGTTTGCAAGATTGCAATTCCAGTATGATCAATTCAATGATGCATTCTCGGTTGATCCTCTTATAAGTTACAAATGGAATCCATTCACTGTACTTTATGCAGGTTCCACACACAACTTTGAGCAAATAGATGATGGCACACTTAATAATAAAACTACTCTTAAAGAAAGCAGTAGAACAATTTTTATTAAGTTCCAGTATCTCTGGCAATTATAGATACTAGATTAGCTTTTAAGCCCGCTTCCTGCGGGCTTTTTTCTTTCCTCTTTTAATATATTGCATAAATCTTTATCTTTTAATTTACATACAAAAAGATTAGAAAATGAGTAAAGGAAAAGTAAACCCGATTCCGGGTTATTATCAAAGAGTTATCCCTTATTTAATCGTAAAAGGAGCTTCAGACTTAATGGAGTTTCTTAAAACAACATTTAATGCTGAAGAAACTGAAAGAATAACAATCCCTGATGGAACAGTTGCTCATGGAGAAGTAAAGATCGGAGACAGTACTATAATGCTCAGTGAAGCGACTGAAAAGTATAAAGAAAACCCTACAATGCTTTATATTTACATAGAAGACGTGGATTCAACTTACAAAAAGGCTCTCGATGCAGGTGCAACTTCGATACAGGAACCATGGAATGAATATTATGGAGACAGAATATGCATGGTAAAAGATGCTAGTGGTAATTCATGGGCAATTGCTTCTCATATTGAGGATGTTCCACCTGATGAAATGCAGAAAAGAGCTGCTGAAGCAATGTCTAAATCTAGATAAGGTCAATTCTATTTAAATAAAAAGGGATAATATGAAATATTATACTCATATAATATTTTCACTGCTCCCTTACCAACGTCGAGCTTAGCACTTATGATGATTACCAGATATATGGTGACATCAGCACTAACGTTTAACAAAGGGTTACATCCTACATTCAGGTTATACACTCGGCACATTAGATGGAACGTTTACTATTGACGCCAGAGCAGGAAGTTATGTCCTAAATGATTCTCTACAGGGAGGATGGACTGCTTCTAAGAAATGATTACAATTATACAGGTATAAAAGAAATCCCCCGTTGTGCGAACGGGGGATTCTAATAAGCAAGTAAAGGAGGATTTACATTGCTTCTATTTTACTGCAAATCATTATTTCACCAATATCATCTTTTGAACCTTTACAAAATCACCTGCTATTATCCTGTAGAAATAAACACCACTGGCAAATTGTGTTCCGTTCCAGCTTACTTCGTATTTAGCTGGTTCTAGATTATTATTTACCAGCGTAGCTACTTCCCTGCCTGTCACATCATATACCTTAAGTGATACAAAACCCGATTTTGGAATATCAAATCTGATCGATGTAGTTGGGTTGAACGGATTGGGGTAGTTCTGGAACAAGTCATAGACTGTCGGAATCTCAGAATTCTGACCCAGACCATCGATTACGTCTGTTGTGAATTTGAAATAACCTGAGAAATCACCCCATCCCAGTTCGTTCTTGGCTTTAACTCTCCACCAATATGGTGTCAGCTGTGTTAAGTCAGGATTATAAGTATATGTAGTATCAGTAACCGTCGAATCTTTGAACACTGCAGCGCCAGTTGTATCTGCGTAAAGCTCTATCCAATAATTTGAAATTGCATCACTTTGGATATTTCCATTGCTCCTTACAGGTCTGTAGTTTTCGATGGATTTATTCCAGTTAAATATCTTTGGATGATTTGGAATTACATTAGTTGCATTGTTAGCAGGGAATACTAATGACGGTCCTAATGGGATCTTTAAACCAAGGAATTCATCTGCACCTACGTCCGGAGTTACTGCATTTCTTGTTGTACCATGGATATCGGTTGTAATTCCCGGAATTGGAATTCCACCGCTTTCACACAATGTTGGAACGGTTGTCTTCATATCCAGATTATACGGATGAGTAGATACGTTCATGAAAGGACTGTTCTCCGCAAATGAGTTTGTCTCTGCCGGGGTTACTGCCGCCTGATATGCTGCAAATGTAGCGTAGGTGGTAGTTCCATCATAATAGAAATAATTTAATGCTCCTGTTGGTACATAAACATTGTTATTATTAGATGCCGTATTGTATACTACACCTGTTGCTTTAAAAATAGCTATATTTCCTCCTGTACCTGCCGGAGTAAAATTATTGACAATAATGTTATTCTTCATAGTCGCATTTGTCGTACCTGCGAGGTATAAAGCATAATTTCCGGTATTTGTACCTGTAGCGCTGCTATCCATATAGATAGTGTTATATGAAACGTTTGCAGTGTCACCACCATTTATCCAAACACCAAGAACTCCAAGCGCGGAATTACTTATCGGCGCATATACCTCACTAACCATATTGTTATACACATCATAATTAGCTCCGGTGATCGTTGCTCCCAGAAGCATACCGTATGCTGCTGGTAAACTGGCATCGTTTTGCG encodes:
- a CDS encoding VOC family protein — its product is MSKGKVNPIPGYYQRVIPYLIVKGASDLMEFLKTTFNAEETERITIPDGTVAHGEVKIGDSTIMLSEATEKYKENPTMLYIYIEDVDSTYKKALDAGATSIQEPWNEYYGDRICMVKDASGNSWAIASHIEDVPPDEMQKRAAEAMSKSR